Proteins from a genomic interval of Phyllopteryx taeniolatus isolate TA_2022b chromosome 3, UOR_Ptae_1.2, whole genome shotgun sequence:
- the cfap77 gene encoding cilia- and flagella-associated protein 77 has product MTSPAVGVARESTLDKPIKIHSEGPPLTSGARSRLRGDGGVAAALSRWRVQSRQEVPPPRRPPVPNFVTLNQEAVKSGHVTAKQLREYREQMGVVQHCPAHKAHRGGASQRPQVPDITFGVKNRAPSPLFDILSHEYARRWMQENMKGRSEHERRHAVKCVSFAHTRTSLLRTNTVLPHINTHTRARYAQVGPALDTFRTRRTSHHVK; this is encoded by the exons ATGACGTCACCGGCAGTGGGCGTGGCCAGAGAGTCCACGCTGGACAAGCCGATCAAG ATACATTCCGAGGGTCCACCTTTGACTTCCGGAGCCAGAAGCAGGTTGCGCGGAGACGGGGGTGTGGCTGCAG CGTTGTCCCGGTGGAGGGTCCAATCCCGACAGGAAGTCCCGCCCCCCCGTCGCCCCCCCGTCCCCAACTTTGTGACCCTGAACCAGGAAGCGGTGAAGTCGGGTCACGTGACTGCCAAACAACTGAGGGAGTACAGAGAACAGATGGGCGTGGTCCAGCACTGCCCCGCCCACAAAGCGCACAGAGGCGGAGCTTCACAACGTCCGCAAGTTCCGGACATAACCTTTGGAGTTAAAAACAG GGCACCGTCTCCGCTCTTCGACATTTTGTCCCACGAGTACGCTCGCCGCTGGatgcaggaaaacatgaaaggtCGCAGCGAGCACGAGCGACGCCACGCA gtGAAGTGTGTGTCCTTTGCACACACGCGCACCTCTTTGCTGCGCACCAACACGGTGCTTCCTCACataaacacgcacacgcgcgcacgctaCGCACAG GTGGGCCCCGCTCTGGACACCTTCAGGACACGTCGCACAAGTCATCACGTCAAGTGA
- the ddx31 gene encoding probable ATP-dependent RNA helicase DDX31 isoform X1 → MLLALAASCCLKDGAKMASSDDQLYINVTSGSSWSNAKAPERKRPHPQERRRAERARPREAELEAGDPQAKRRRTDGGADIKTSSLFKHNPDIPEVQRSEVCPLTEKIFTSESFSDLNLHPHLVATLNKVLNVSTLTSVQKESIPALLSGRDAVVRSQTGSGKTLSFAIPVVQSLQALQTKVQRSDGPLALVIVPTRELAQQTFGTFQKLLKPFTWIVPGVLTGGEKRKSEKARLRKGINILVSTPGRLVDHIKHTLSIAFSAVRWLVLDEADRILDLGFEKDLSIILNSLNATGPPRQNVLLSATLTQGVTRLADICLKDPVAVRVRDPAAPSDPAAPGPSESFALPTGLEQFVVVVPSKVRLVCLATFVLHTCQDKKALVFVSTCEEVDFLHSLFCGVLSADRFLRLHGNMRQEERSEVFRNFSSRGCGVLLCTDVAARGLHLPQVTWIIQYTPPCSAAEYVHRVGRTARMGLGGSGLLFLTPGESAFVGELADRNISLSEMKLTDILAELVKDDASEGRRVYRGQASRGALEQESRERATALQAHFESFVHADAASLRDAKKALGSYLRSYASYPAPLKRFFHIRALHLGHAAKSFGLRDAPRRLAAAAQPRRRKPGSGKNTPNKLRPKIKTTNDADEFSSGLRNNKKNKKRQEEAELQ, encoded by the exons AATGCGAAGGCGCCCGAGAGGAAGCGGCCCCACCCCCAAGAGCGGCGGCGCGCCGAGCGGGCCCGGCCGCGGGAGGCGGAGCTCGAGGCCGGAGACCCGCAG GCGAAGCGGCGCAGGACGGACGGCGGCGCGGACATCAAGACGTCGTCTCTGTTCAAACACAACCCGGACATCCCCGAAGTTCAAAG ATCGGAAGTTTGTCCGCTAACGGAGAAGATTTTTACCTCAGAATCCTTCTCAGACTTGAACCTTCACCCTCACctg GTGGCAACGCTCAACAAAGTACTTAATGTGTCCACGCTGACCAG cGTTCAGAAGGAGAGCATCCCGGCGCTTCTGTCCGGACGAGATGCCGTCGTCCGATCCCAGACGGGCTCAG GCAAGACTTTGTCTTTCGCCATCCCAGTGGTTCAGAGCCTGCAGGCTCTCCAGACCAAAGTCCAGCGCTCGGACGGTCCTCTGGCGCTGGTCATCGTGCCCACCAGGGAG CTGGCCCAGCAGACCTTCGGCACCTTCCAGAAACTTCTCAAG CCGTTCACGTGGATCGTTCCCGGAGTTCTGACGGGCGGAGAGAAGAGGAAGTCCGAGAAGGCCAG GCTGCGCAAGGGCATCAACATCCTGGTGTCCACGCCGGGACGTCTGGTGGACCACATCAAACACACCCTCAGCATCGCCTTCAGCGCCGTACGCTGGCTCGTTCTGGACGAGGCCGACCG gATTTTGGACTTGGGTTTCGAGAAGGACCTGTCAATCATCTTAAACTCTTTGAACGCAACAGGACCACCGAGACAAAATGTCCTCCTGTCAGCGACACTCACACAAG GCGTGACGCGTCTGGCGGACATTTGTTTGAAGGATCCCGTCGCCGTGCGGGTCCGTGACCCCGCCGCGCCCTCCGACCCCGCCGCGCCGGGCCCATCGGAAAGCTTCGCGCTGCCGACGGGCCTGGAGCAGTTCGTGGTGGTCGTGCCGAGTAAAGTCCGACTGGTTTGTCTGGCGACCTTCGTCCTGCACACTTGTCAG gACAAGAAGGCGTTGGTGTTTGTGTCGACTTGCGAGGAGGTGGACTTCCTGCACTCTCTCTTCTGCGGTGTGCTGTCGGCCGATCGCTTCCTGCGTCTCCACGGGAACATGCGTCAGGAG GAGCGCTCTGAGGTTTTCCGGAACTTCTCGAGTCGCGGCTGCGGCGTTCTGCTGTGTACG gATGTGGCCGCTCGCGGGTTACACCTACCTCAGGTCACATGGATAATACAG TACACGCCTCCGTGCAGCGCGGCGGAGTACGTGCACCGCGTGGGGCGCACTGCGCGCATGGGCCTGGGGGGCAGcggcctcctcttcctcacgcCCGGCGAGTCCGCCTTCGTCGGCGAGCTGGCCGATCGCAACATCAG CCTATCGGAGATGAAGCTGACGGACATCCTGGCCGAGCTCGTGAAGGACGACGCCTCCGAGGGGCGGCGCGTGTACCGCGGCCAG GCCTCTCGCGGCGCCCTGGAGCAGGAAAGTCGCGAGCGTGCGACGGCGCTGCAGGCGCACTTCGAGAGCTTCGTCCACGCCGACGCGGCGTCGCTGCGCGACGCCAAAAAAG CGCTGGGGTCGTACCTGAGGTCGTACGCCAGCTACCCGGCCCCCCTCAAGCGCTTCTTCCACATCCGCGCGCTCCACCTGGGACACGCCGCCAAGAGCTTCGGCCTGAGAGATGCGCCGCGACgcctcgccgccgccgcccaaCCCCGACGGCGCAAACCCGGCAGCGGCAAAAACACACCAAACAA GCTGCGTCCGAAGATTAAGACGACGAACGACGCTGACGAGTTCTCCAGCGGCCTccgaaacaacaagaaaaacaagaagcGGCAGGAAGAGGCGGAGCTACAGTGA
- the ddx31 gene encoding probable ATP-dependent RNA helicase DDX31 isoform X2, producing MASSDDQLYINVTSGSSWSNAKAPERKRPHPQERRRAERARPREAELEAGDPQAKRRRTDGGADIKTSSLFKHNPDIPEVQRSEVCPLTEKIFTSESFSDLNLHPHLVATLNKVLNVSTLTSVQKESIPALLSGRDAVVRSQTGSGKTLSFAIPVVQSLQALQTKVQRSDGPLALVIVPTRELAQQTFGTFQKLLKPFTWIVPGVLTGGEKRKSEKARLRKGINILVSTPGRLVDHIKHTLSIAFSAVRWLVLDEADRILDLGFEKDLSIILNSLNATGPPRQNVLLSATLTQGVTRLADICLKDPVAVRVRDPAAPSDPAAPGPSESFALPTGLEQFVVVVPSKVRLVCLATFVLHTCQDKKALVFVSTCEEVDFLHSLFCGVLSADRFLRLHGNMRQEERSEVFRNFSSRGCGVLLCTDVAARGLHLPQVTWIIQYTPPCSAAEYVHRVGRTARMGLGGSGLLFLTPGESAFVGELADRNISLSEMKLTDILAELVKDDASEGRRVYRGQASRGALEQESRERATALQAHFESFVHADAASLRDAKKALGSYLRSYASYPAPLKRFFHIRALHLGHAAKSFGLRDAPRRLAAAAQPRRRKPGSGKNTPNKLRPKIKTTNDADEFSSGLRNNKKNKKRQEEAELQ from the exons AATGCGAAGGCGCCCGAGAGGAAGCGGCCCCACCCCCAAGAGCGGCGGCGCGCCGAGCGGGCCCGGCCGCGGGAGGCGGAGCTCGAGGCCGGAGACCCGCAG GCGAAGCGGCGCAGGACGGACGGCGGCGCGGACATCAAGACGTCGTCTCTGTTCAAACACAACCCGGACATCCCCGAAGTTCAAAG ATCGGAAGTTTGTCCGCTAACGGAGAAGATTTTTACCTCAGAATCCTTCTCAGACTTGAACCTTCACCCTCACctg GTGGCAACGCTCAACAAAGTACTTAATGTGTCCACGCTGACCAG cGTTCAGAAGGAGAGCATCCCGGCGCTTCTGTCCGGACGAGATGCCGTCGTCCGATCCCAGACGGGCTCAG GCAAGACTTTGTCTTTCGCCATCCCAGTGGTTCAGAGCCTGCAGGCTCTCCAGACCAAAGTCCAGCGCTCGGACGGTCCTCTGGCGCTGGTCATCGTGCCCACCAGGGAG CTGGCCCAGCAGACCTTCGGCACCTTCCAGAAACTTCTCAAG CCGTTCACGTGGATCGTTCCCGGAGTTCTGACGGGCGGAGAGAAGAGGAAGTCCGAGAAGGCCAG GCTGCGCAAGGGCATCAACATCCTGGTGTCCACGCCGGGACGTCTGGTGGACCACATCAAACACACCCTCAGCATCGCCTTCAGCGCCGTACGCTGGCTCGTTCTGGACGAGGCCGACCG gATTTTGGACTTGGGTTTCGAGAAGGACCTGTCAATCATCTTAAACTCTTTGAACGCAACAGGACCACCGAGACAAAATGTCCTCCTGTCAGCGACACTCACACAAG GCGTGACGCGTCTGGCGGACATTTGTTTGAAGGATCCCGTCGCCGTGCGGGTCCGTGACCCCGCCGCGCCCTCCGACCCCGCCGCGCCGGGCCCATCGGAAAGCTTCGCGCTGCCGACGGGCCTGGAGCAGTTCGTGGTGGTCGTGCCGAGTAAAGTCCGACTGGTTTGTCTGGCGACCTTCGTCCTGCACACTTGTCAG gACAAGAAGGCGTTGGTGTTTGTGTCGACTTGCGAGGAGGTGGACTTCCTGCACTCTCTCTTCTGCGGTGTGCTGTCGGCCGATCGCTTCCTGCGTCTCCACGGGAACATGCGTCAGGAG GAGCGCTCTGAGGTTTTCCGGAACTTCTCGAGTCGCGGCTGCGGCGTTCTGCTGTGTACG gATGTGGCCGCTCGCGGGTTACACCTACCTCAGGTCACATGGATAATACAG TACACGCCTCCGTGCAGCGCGGCGGAGTACGTGCACCGCGTGGGGCGCACTGCGCGCATGGGCCTGGGGGGCAGcggcctcctcttcctcacgcCCGGCGAGTCCGCCTTCGTCGGCGAGCTGGCCGATCGCAACATCAG CCTATCGGAGATGAAGCTGACGGACATCCTGGCCGAGCTCGTGAAGGACGACGCCTCCGAGGGGCGGCGCGTGTACCGCGGCCAG GCCTCTCGCGGCGCCCTGGAGCAGGAAAGTCGCGAGCGTGCGACGGCGCTGCAGGCGCACTTCGAGAGCTTCGTCCACGCCGACGCGGCGTCGCTGCGCGACGCCAAAAAAG CGCTGGGGTCGTACCTGAGGTCGTACGCCAGCTACCCGGCCCCCCTCAAGCGCTTCTTCCACATCCGCGCGCTCCACCTGGGACACGCCGCCAAGAGCTTCGGCCTGAGAGATGCGCCGCGACgcctcgccgccgccgcccaaCCCCGACGGCGCAAACCCGGCAGCGGCAAAAACACACCAAACAA GCTGCGTCCGAAGATTAAGACGACGAACGACGCTGACGAGTTCTCCAGCGGCCTccgaaacaacaagaaaaacaagaagcGGCAGGAAGAGGCGGAGCTACAGTGA